The genomic DNA ACCCCTTCAAAGACGACCTGAAGGTAGAAAGAATAGATGTGTTCCTGTCAGAGTCAAATCACTAAATGTTCAAACAAACTGAACGTTATTATTATACTTCTATGTGACGTAGATCTGTGTCTCCTTGTCTCCATTAACAGATCGATCTGATGCCTCATGACGtcatcactcagctgctgcgtGTCCTGGCCATAGAAACCAAACAGGAGAAGTCCATCATTAACGCTGAGCCAACAGACTCCGCCCTCAGCGGGCTGGAGGCCTTCTCCTTCGACTACATTGTCAAGTGGCCGCTGTCGCTCATCATCAACAGGTTTAGATGCTGCTCTGCTCCACATACTGATGTCACATGACCTGAAGTTTATCACACACTTAAGGAGACATGGATACATTCTATATGTaatcaatacattttatatGTAATCAATACACCCATAGCTTTATTATTACTCATAAATCCACATTAACCCATTTCTCAACCATgcatgtgtgttactgtgttagAACTAATGACTAAACCATTTGCTGCTCTATTTTGAAAATTCTGAATTAATTTATTATCTTCCTATTTCTAATCAACATAATGACATCATGACATTTGAACAAATCTACAAACGAAACATCTTAAAATTTCATCTTATGGATAAGTTTAAACTTTTTATCAATTCTTATTTCCATgaaattccatatttttttatctgttgGAGCAGACACAAATACAGGAAAGAGTAGCTGTAGTCGTCtatctgtatgaaataattCTCCTGGGAATCACTATAATATCCTCTCTTCCTGGGAGGCGTGGTCTCCTACACATCCTTGTTTTATCCACAGTCACATAAAACAATGCTAAAGAAAAGCAATAGAAACCTAGAGGAAGATGAAGAGCAGAGAAAGAAGGCGGAGCTAATGGTCATTGCTCACTCCTGtcggacccccccccccacaggaAGGCCCTCACCAGGTACCAGATGTTGTTCCGTCACATGTTCTACTGCAAACACGTCGAGCGACTACTCTGCAACGTCTGGATCAGCAACAAAGACTTCAAGGAGCACTCGCTGCACTCGGCCAAATGGTGAGATGTCCTCCAGGAGAGCTCAGCCCTCACACGTGCTCACGTACACTTTCCTATATGCAGGTTCTCAGCCGCGTTCGCACTCCGACAGCGAATGCTGAACTTTGTGCAGAACATTCAGTACTACATGATGTTTGAGGTGACGGAGCCAACGTGGCACAGCATGGAGAAAAACCTGAAGACGGTGAGTGGATCCttctttagaccagtggttctcaaccttttcaaaataaaggatcCAGAGACACCCACTGTAGCTgaaagtggttgaacacagacatgaacattgaagaacagtcatgtggagacagggccatctataagggggaataaaggggagagctttttggggaccatccataaagtcagcaaaatgatggtctatgaatctgtaataaccacatttatttattcatctgaataataaccactgtttttgttgtttgttttgtgcaccaactaccaagacaaattccttgtactgtccttaaaactgtacatggccattaaaaacatttctgattctgattcggGTTATCCAggaggtttattattatttgggccatagtatgtagtcatcttaaagatggaaatccttgttttaatcagaaataaaatgggttaaaagtgaccaaaaatggtggtcaAGGtggtaaaatgtgattttaaaaaccacagaaattggttaaaaattgcaaattagagtggacaaaaatggacagaaaaagtggtaaaaggggttcaaattgttaatattggaacaattagtttaaaatgacaaatggtgaatgtggtggttaaattagaaaaaaaaaacatgaaatatgttgaaaagaggttaaaagttaaaagaaaataatgggtcaacatatgtgacattaggtggaaaagtggtggaaagggtttataagtgctaaaaatgttttggaagtggaaaaaatgtgcagacggtattaaaatgtgatggagaagtgtcagaaatgggagtaatgtagcaaaaatacattaaaaggagcaaaaatatgggatgaaaaagtgataataggttaaaatatggaaagtttggtgtcattgcagaaaaagggtaaaaatgagcaaaaatgggctcaaattgttgaaaagaTATTCtgagttgagaacctctgctatAGTGGGCACctaatgttgtgtgtgtgtgtgtgtgtgtaggcgtCCAACATAGATGACGTACTCTGCCATCACACCTGTTTCCTGGACAACTGCCTAAAGGACTGCATGCTCACCAACCCTGAGCTCCTCAGGATCTTCTCCAAACTCATAAGCGTCTGCGTCATGTTCACCAGCTGCATGCAGGTGAGAGGACACGCCCccatcctctgtgtgtgtgtgtgtgtgtgtgcgtgtgtgtgtgtgcgcgctccTTTTGTCTGTAGCTCATATGTGAGAAATGCTGTAAAACTTTGAGTAAAAAAACCTTCTCAGATGTGTGTAAAATTATCTGGATCAGGATGAATGAGTGAATGTTGTGTTTCAGAGGTTCACTCAGCGAATGAGGGCAGAACGACTCTGTCAGCAGACTTCAGCAGACACAGGTCAGAGAGAGGGCCAAGAGGAGAAGAGGACCAACACTAAGGTATCACACACACCTCTATACGGAGAAACCTGCCATAGTTAATCTCTACTAGTGAAGTAAAAGGTGTCACTAGTTGGCAAGTAGCTCTACTCGTGCATGAGTGCACCAAAAACCTTTCCTAGTAAAACTAGTACTACTAGGTTGGGATGGGAACCTTTCACATTTGAACCGATACTTGGTACCTGTGAATCAGTATCAGTACTTTTGTGTTGTAAATAATGTCATCtcaaaatgttccaatttaCCCTAGTTATTTCTCATAATGATAATAGGAAActttaacaaatatatcaaaccaacaTCCAACTTTTTGTATTGTAGCAACATTTGTTTCACCATTTCTTCAAGTTAATCATCAAAACCCTACAACTGCagtgatttttagttttttttaattgtatttttaaaaatgcacaaatgaaaaagcagctCTATGTGAAAGTGCGTATCATGTCTGATTTTACTCCATGTGGAGAGTTGTGTGTAGCTTCtaaagtgcgtgtgtgtttctgcctCAGTCGCTGTCCGAGAACGCCGTCCAATCAGACGCCAGCTTGGACGCCACCATAGGAAAGTTTACCAGTAACTTCAGCGTTCTGCTGCTGGAGCTTCTGGACAAGCTGAGCATCTACAGCACCAATGACTGTGAACACAGTATGATCAGCATCATCTACAGGTGACAACACCTGCACACATCTGTGTCCTactgcaggggttctcaaccttagggccATGGCCTCagttggggtcgtgagacactgggagggggtcgccagatgcattcaagaaacagaatatttcctgaacaatttgagcccatttttccttattttaactctttttctgcaactacaccaaactcaccatattttaacctatttttatcactttttcttgtcacatttttgctccttttaatacatttttgctacattactccaatttatgccactaataaaccctttttaccacttttccacctaatgtcacatatgttgacccattattgtcacttttaacctcttttaaacacatttcatgcttatttatgCCAATTTAACCGTATATTAaattttgtatgttgttgtgTGGTAGCTTAtcttctgtgtgtgtctgtgtcacaGGCTGGACTTTAACGGGTTCTACACAGAGCGTTTGGAACGCATGGCCGTGGAACGCAGTCAGAAAGCTGCAGCATAGctacactctgtgtgtgtgtgtgtgtgtgtgtgtgtgtgtgtgtgtgtgtgtgtgtgtgtgtgtgtgtgtgtgtgtgtgtgtgtgtgtgtgtgtgtgtgtgttcccacaTTAAAGCAGACATTGGATGATTAGAAACCGCacttgtttttatcattgttacacattttatattttgtttgtgtgcttcCTGTCTCTCCTGTTAATAAGATATGACCATGTAAATACtaacataataaaacaatacTTACTGACTACATGTGCCTAGTTAATTTACTCACTACTGTTTTATTCTGAAGCTTATTTTAAAGATTAGACCAAAGGTTTGACTCTAAATCCTGAGCTGAATCATAAGTTTGCAGGTGAACTGTaacataatttactcagtcAGAGAAGCTTCACACACTGATTCAAACCCACAACCTCTCCCTCAGAAGATGAGCTGTTTTTTGGAATAGTTTAAATGTATAAggccaaacaaataaaaactttccAATTAGTCTAatattagctaagcattagtCTAGGCATTAACATAGTATTAgttaagcattaacctagcattcgttaagcattaacctagcattcaTTTAGCATTACTGTTAGATTAGCAAAGCATTAGAAAAATAAGAAGAGATATGGCAGAACATGTGAAAACATTTGTTGAATTAATTTGACGAATCTGAAACAATGAATCTAAATAAGTTGGGAAAATGGCAAAACATTGTttataaagttaaaaaagttgaaataagcTAAACATGTtagaatctaaaaaaaaaaggcttttattttgaagtttatTCACACTCATCCCAGAAATGTGACGCTCACATTCCGGTGAATCCTGAGCGGGAAGTCACTCACAGGGAGGCAGGGATTGAGTCACTGGGAGGCGGGGAGTCACTCAGCGGGAGGCAGGGATTGAGTCACTGGGAGGCGGGAGCTCTGTCCGCAGCTGCGGGGATAGAGTCACCGCGGGGCCTGGAGGAGGAGCTCCTTCATCTGGCCCCGGACGGAAGGTCGGTGGAGCGGAGCCATGAGGACCGGGACGTCCGTGTGGCTGAGCCGCGGTGAGACTGAGCTTTAACGGTCaaatattcactttttttttaaagttaaatgtttAGAGCTCAGTAATggaggaagaagaaagaaacGCCAGGAAGAGAGATTAAAGTTAGGATCCATCATCACTCTCACGTTAGTTCACTATAGTTTTAGTTTAAGTCCTCTGACGAACCCTGACGACTCTTATCTTAGTCATTGGAGTTTTTCTGAGCTTTAGTTTTATCTGAATTCTGAGCTCATACTGAGTCACTGAATAAgttgaaaaggtttttaaagaaaatgtcaaaaagaatCATTcacattaatttatatttatgttaaatAATGTGCATTGCTTCTTTAGTTAATATGAAATCTATTATTTTGATTACGTCACGGACcattttttcctttgtttggagtttttgttttgattctcacagattattattattataagataATAAATTAGCTTTATCCTGTCATTTCTAATACATTTTTACCCTGTGCCTTAGTCCAGATTTTGTGCCTAAAGGACCAGCATGTGGCCCACGGACCTTAAGTTTGATACATTCactttctgaaagcattttaatgaAACAAAATGCTTATAAAACAGAATATTATTCTATTTCAATTCACACAAATAGGTATTGTGAGtgttgctttattttgaaatgtgatgttcaAACACTGACCTTATTCCTGGAGGTGCTGCTGTGCACAAACTGTCAGCATGAGGATTCAGATCAGTTCTTCTTATCCTCGGTTTGTGAGTCtgcatcacacacacagtttaaaatgtgttacacaAAGTACATTTCCATGATAAACTAGTTCATTCAAAGATAGATTACCATAACTATGTTGTTAAAGTGtcttttaaaatttaattaaatttaaacaaagcaaaaaaatcaGCCCAGGTCACGTGCATGtgtctgaataaaatataaatatatacctttattttgaataactcatattttatttttccagtaAGTTCAGTGTCTCCAATAACGTTAAATAGATATTAAAATGTCCTGTTAGTTTCTGTAACCTACTGCCCCCTGCTGACTGGGAGGAGAACTGAATCGGCTCAAAATCTGTCCCAGAACtttagtttgattttaattAGTCACGTATATGGACTTTGGATCTTAGTTTCACACACTGAAGGCTAATCAATAACAGAAGTTACTTCTTTCTaaaaatatgatgtaataattttaaataaatcattatcttttttattttgaagtgtatGGCCTGTAAGTGggactcttattgtgaaaatatTTCATGATACATCATAATATTACTGGATGTTGTGTCTGTTGCTGATACAGAGCGAGGTCATAATGTGAAGGataattattgttgtttgttcatagcgttttttgttgttgccatgGCGACGCTACCTCACGCCGAGCTTTACGAAGTGATTCGTCCTCACAGATGGGGGCGGAGCCCACAGGACGGACAGGTGAGCAACTCTGATCTCTGATTGGACGAACAAGATTTATCATCAGAATGATAATATGtaataatgtagtgataataatatttctaattataataatgtaatgtaataatgataataggTTTATCCTGACACCGTTGACTATGAGCTGACCATCGAAGGCAGGATTCACACAATCCACCTGCAGAAAAACAGGTGACGTCCTCTAAAGCAGCGGCTTTACATGAATGAACGAGTAAATGAATGAAagagttaataaataaataaatgaacaaatggatgaatgaatcaAACATTGGTCTCCTCTGATTGGTTGTAGTGAACTTCTTGGGCGGGGCTTCACTGAAACTTTCTACTCACACAATGGAGAACGACAAGTGGCCACACCCCTAAACCAGGTAAgattttactgtgtgtgtgggtgtgtgtgtgtctgtttgtgacagttgtgtggtgtggtgtgtgtgtgtgtgttccaggacCACTGCTTCTATCAGGGACAGGTTGTGGGCATGGCCTCCTCGTGGGTCAGCATGGCTCTTTGTTCTGGTCTCAGGTAGTGAACCAGCAGCATGTTGTGATTGGTTAGTGGCTTCGTCTGAACCGTCTCCCCCTACAGAGGTTCCCTGTGGACGGGGTCACAGCTCTACCTGATTGAGCCTCTGGGACGCACGGACCTCGATGACCACGCCCTCTACAGACAGGAGCACATGACCAGCAGCTCCACCAATGACAGTGTGTTGTTGGATCAGGACCGAGGGCCAAGGCTAGCTGGACTCTTCAAGTCCAGGTCATGGGTaagttagcgttagcattagcaactcTTCAGGTCCAGGTCCTGGGTGAGTTAGCGTTAGCGACTGCTCAGGTCCAGGTCCACGTCCTGAGTGagttagtgttagcattagcaactgTTAAGGTCTAGGTGGTGGgtaagttagcattagcctggaTCAGTGGTTGTTGGTGCTGAAGCTGTTGCTGGTTCTGATGGTTTCTTTCAGAAGTCCAAAGGTGTCTTGGGGGCTCCTCTGTTCGTGGAGCTCTTTGTGGTGGTGGACCACAGTGAGGTGAGTCTCTGTGACATGAACCTGAACCAGGACCAGCTTCTGACCTTCTATCTCCTAACTCTACAGTACCAACGATACGGTGCTGACACCAAGTCTCGTGTCCTGGGAGCGGTAAACCATGTGGACCAGGTTGGTTCAGGTGGTGGTCTCTGGCCCATTTTGGTGTGGTGGATCCTGAAAGTCTGGGTCTCTCCTGCAGCTCTACCGGCCTCTGAACATCCGTGTGGTGCTGGTGGGTTTGGAGATGTGGAGCAAAGAGGACCTGATCCACGTGGACATGGACTCAGAAACCACTCTGGACCACTTCCTGTTGTGGCGTCAGACCGACCTGCTGAAGAGGAGTCGCCATGACAACGCTCAACTGGTGACGtgagtaatcagattactgaTGCAAGTACTCAGATTACTGACACTCAGATTACTGGTacaagtaatcagattactgaTGTAAATACTCAGATAACTGACACCACTAATCAGATTACTGATACTCAGATTACTGACACAAGTACTCAGATTACTGATACTCAGATTACTGACACAAGTACTCAGATTACTGACACAAGTACTCAGATTACTGATGTAAATAAGTACTGCTGCCCGTGGTGTGGGTGTGGCCTGAATGTTTGTGCTCAGGGGGAGGGACTTCGATGGAGACACGGTCGGTTTAGCAAACAAGTTTGCTATGTGCACCGAGAACTCTGGTGGAGTCAACCAGGTAACACACTTCCtgttttcttcctcttcttgcTAAATGTCTCTATCTCTGTCTCTTCCTGTTAGTAAATGAACTGGGTTCCCTGAATGCCTCAAGTGTTTTTCAGCGTGTtatattacagtatatatatatatatttatttttttcaggacCACCACGCTAATGTCCTCGGCCTGGCTTCCACCATTGCACACGAGATGGGACATAATTTCGGTCTGTCCCACGACGGCTCCGGATGTGTTTGTGGTCCGTCCTACAGCAGCGGGAACTGTGTAATGGCCGACCGCCTCAGGTGAACTTTTTATTTACATCAGGACCAGTTCAGGTGACTCTCAGACCTGAACCTGGTTCATGATGAAGCTCCACATCCAGCTTCAACACAACAAGCTTTAGGACTCACTGCTCTACAGTAGCTATGTTAGCTACATTAGATAGCAGCGAATCAGAGCCTGATTAGCTTTCTGATTAGCTTACTAAAAAGAAAAGCTCCTATTTTGAAAGGGGTGCAGTGAAGATCTGTCTGTCCCTCAGGACGGGGAACCAGGTGTTCCCAGAGTTCTTCAGTGGCTGCAGCGTGGACCAGCTGAGGGAGTTCCTGGCCAGAGCACAGCCCGTGTGTCTCGACCCGCCCGTGACCATCAGGAGCGTTGGCGTGGAGCGGCGCTGTGGGAACGCTCTGATTGACCCCGGGGAGGAGTGTGACTGTGGCAGCGTGGAGGTGAACACATGACCTGCTTCATGTTTCCACTGACAGGCTGATGGAGCGGGACGTTAATACAGActgtctgttgttgttgttgacaggAGTGTACCAACTCGTGCTGTGACGCTGCCACGTGTCGTCTCTCTACAGGATCCCAGTGTGCTCATGGACAGTGCTGTGAAAACTGTCAGGTAAAGAAACACCTCGCATTTCAGCTCTTATTTTATAAACATATTTCTACTTGAAAGGCCAAgctatgttttcattttttaaaacgtaGCTTtagtttaaaattttattttaaaaaatcaatttttcctATTTTGCCATTTCAAAGTTatgattgttttctttttaaaagcatctttattctttttttatttccatcatgcAACTTTCACTGTTTTACATctgttaaaattaaaattatgctTTTTgcaaagtatttaaaaaaacaactattaaagAGTCGACTTCGTTTGTACGAGTTAACATCAACGAATCGGTAGAGTGGAAATGACATCAACtctatatttatgtttaaagttaAACTATAAATACATGAAGTTCATCTGAAAACTCAAACTGTCTAAggtccacacacacagtggtCAAAGCTGTGAAATAACGACAGGAAACAGAGGACGACTCCCTTTGAAACTCACCACATccttcctcaaaagaaagtttataCAACACAGATAATTCAGTGGGTTGGTCACTGAAGGAGCAGCTGAGTAAACAGGATCTAACAGATAGCTcagctccaacacacacacgcgtatTCCCCTGGTGTGAGCGCTCTGCAATAATCTAAGTCAAGCCTTAAAGATCAGTTGATAACGATGCTAACAACGTTAACAACAACAatgctaacaacagctctaacAATGCTAACAACAACTTTAACAACAATGCTAACAACACTAGCAACAACGCTAACAACAACAACGGTGACAACAACAGCGCTAACCACAGTgctaacaaaaacaacaacactaccaACAATGCTAACAACAACGCTAGCTACAACAgcgctaatgataatgctaacaATGACAA from Gouania willdenowi chromosome 19, fGouWil2.1, whole genome shotgun sequence includes the following:
- the adam8b gene encoding disintegrin and metalloproteinase domain-containing protein 8 isoform X3, which gives rise to MRTGTSVWLSRAFFVVAMATLPHAELYEVIRPHRWGRSPQDGQVYPDTVDYELTIEGRIHTIHLQKNSELLGRGFTETFYSHNGERQVATPLNQDHCFYQGQVVGMASSWVSMALCSGLRGSLWTGSQLYLIEPLGRTDLDDHALYRQEHMTSSSTNDSVLLDQDRGPRLAGLFKSRSWKSKGVLGAPLFVELFVVVDHSEYQRYGADTKSRVLGAVNHVDQLYRPLNIRVVLVGLEMWSKEDLIHVDMDSETTLDHFLLWRQTDLLKRSRHDNAQLVTTGNQVFPEFFSGCSVDQLREFLARAQPVCLDPPVTIRSVGVERRCGNALIDPGEECDCGSVEECTNSCCDAATCRLSTGSQCAHGQCCENCQLRAPGSVCRESVGDCDLPEFCSGTSAQCPVDNYHMNGRPCYNQDPGFCYQGRCPTHRHHCWRLFGPGSSVASDRCFDLNKRGEAGANCGRNGRVFASCSTANVKCGSIFCGGGGEESITGKRALYTLFGAECKLAVDNDKTRNLDMVPEGATCGPEQVCFQHRCVHVSIYGRSDDCAKKCNNHGVCNHKEECQCDAGWAPPLCHTQYNQSQRGQAGMIVGVCASLSLLLLVGVLMGLICWKKVDRSKAQRTAPPTVKVKLTCASSVRQRPDISSPTFMTSTATQACRPLMAREAPQRPSSQAPPTPHTDLNKPVPPSKPLPLLTKASLNAARLSSPPVPPVKPSTPPARIDSNSPLLTSAKPQTQNLP
- the adam8b gene encoding zinc metalloproteinase-disintegrin-like brevilysin H2a isoform X2, which gives rise to MRTGTSVWLSRAFFVVAMATLPHAELYEVIRPHRWGRSPQDGQVYPDTVDYELTIEGRIHTIHLQKNSELLGRGFTETFYSHNGERQVATPLNQDHCFYQGQVVGMASSWVSMALCSGLRGSLWTGSQLYLIEPLGRTDLDDHALYRQEHMTSSSTNDSVLLDQDRGPRLAGLFKSRSWKSKGVLGAPLFVELFVVVDHSEYQRYGADTKSRVLGAVNHVDQLYRPLNIRVVLVGLEMWSKEDLIHVDMDSETTLDHFLLWRQTDLLKRSRHDNAQLVTGRDFDGDTVGLANKFAMCTENSGGVNQDHHANVLGLASTIAHEMGHNFGLSHDGSGCVCGPSYSSGNCVMADRLRTGNQVFPEFFSGCSVDQLREFLARAQPVCLDPPVTIRSVGVERRCGNALIDPGEECDCGSVEECTNSCCDAATCRLSTGSQCAHGQCCENCQLRAPGSVCRESVGDCDLPEFCSGTSAQCPVDNYHMNGRPCYNQDPGFCYQGRCPTHRHHCWRLFGPGSSVASDRCFDLNKRGEAGANCGRNGRVFASCSTANVKCGSIFCGGGGEESITGKRALYTLFGAECKLAVDNDKTRNLDMVPEGATCGPEQVCFQHRCVHVSIYGRSDDCAKKCNNHGVCNHKEECQCDAGWAPPLCHTQYNQSQRGQAGMIVGVCASLSLLLLVGVLMGLICWKKVDRSKAQRTAPPTVKVKLTCASSVRQRPDISSPTFMTSTATQACRPLMAREAPQLFHQ
- the adam8b gene encoding zinc metalloproteinase-disintegrin-like brevilysin H2a isoform X1, encoding MRTGTSVWLSRAFFVVAMATLPHAELYEVIRPHRWGRSPQDGQVYPDTVDYELTIEGRIHTIHLQKNSELLGRGFTETFYSHNGERQVATPLNQDHCFYQGQVVGMASSWVSMALCSGLRGSLWTGSQLYLIEPLGRTDLDDHALYRQEHMTSSSTNDSVLLDQDRGPRLAGLFKSRSWKSKGVLGAPLFVELFVVVDHSEYQRYGADTKSRVLGAVNHVDQLYRPLNIRVVLVGLEMWSKEDLIHVDMDSETTLDHFLLWRQTDLLKRSRHDNAQLVTGRDFDGDTVGLANKFAMCTENSGGVNQDHHANVLGLASTIAHEMGHNFGLSHDGSGCVCGPSYSSGNCVMADRLRTGNQVFPEFFSGCSVDQLREFLARAQPVCLDPPVTIRSVGVERRCGNALIDPGEECDCGSVEECTNSCCDAATCRLSTGSQCAHGQCCENCQLRAPGSVCRESVGDCDLPEFCSGTSAQCPVDNYHMNGRPCYNQDPGFCYQGRCPTHRHHCWRLFGPGSSVASDRCFDLNKRGEAGANCGRNGRVFASCSTANVKCGSIFCGGGGEESITGKRALYTLFGAECKLAVDNDKTRNLDMVPEGATCGPEQVCFQHRCVHVSIYGRSDDCAKKCNNHGVCNHKEECQCDAGWAPPLCHTQYNQSQRGQAGMIVGVCASLSLLLLVGVLMGLICWKKVDRSKAQRTAPPTVKVKLTCASSVRQRPDISSPTFMTSTATQACRPLMAREAPQRPSSQAPPTPHTDLNKPVPPSKPLPLLTKASLNAARLSSPPVPPVKPSTPPARIDSNSPLLTSAKPQTQNLP